Proteins from a single region of Theobroma cacao cultivar B97-61/B2 chromosome 10, Criollo_cocoa_genome_V2, whole genome shotgun sequence:
- the LOC108663559 gene encoding uncharacterized protein LOC108663559 isoform X1 — translation MAASSTFESSLRRGNPTRKTTPSSSDSSKRAATAPPRRSRSVSAFSRTSHSDFSEFSIKRDNPLFDNNNNNHDDDDNETVFKSVLKSDQITSKTKHKAVAADENSNRRGRSVSRTGPGGKHASASGNSKELSRSLSVVDTRRRVRSVSRTPLSRSHLASSESEVEQEGNLWMKSRNKGNLSATSSNGQKGNFARSRSSLTRSSQRKPIDPLDASPTSLSRLRTATWDDVVSTSSFSEAELMEGNNLVGDDTGASDIYKTVKSEVRRAISDIQNELESAIRRSNVTAIASTDVTDTPPGLVNQGTVSDIQQEYATKLEQSQERARQLRADLAVEEHRGMELSRILKEVLPDPKTPSTKKSCQGRKSSIERRKISKCLTEDALAYFDECVSLSTFDGSDFSSLEDPPLKLVGVGSLDGDNISLAHASSSTPASNFLRNHLRDKQECQFTYSHDPLDLTASIGSMEQTRDQLILNSTDGEWGQKFQFSFSPNPGKICEPQQDIRKYVKGFEKDIGKVNIDSQVMRNRCDPDEYNLQAKQQSLLFDHVFLRNRLESGSLLLCNGGCLAASFLPFASVI, via the exons ATGGCGGCATCATCGACGTTCGAATCCTCTCTAAGAAGAGGGAACCCGACGAGAAAGACGACGCCATCGTCATCCGACTCTTCGAAAAGAGCAGCAACAGCTCCACCTCGGAGATCCAGAAGTGTAAGCGCCTTTTCGAGAACCTCACATTCCGACTTCTCCGAATTCTCCATAAAAAGAGACAACCCGCTCTTtgacaacaacaacaacaatcaCGACGACGACGACAACGAAACTGTGTTCAAATCCGTCCTTAAATCCGACCAAATTACTTCCAAAACCAAACACAAAGCAGTTGCCGCCGATGAGAATAGCAATAGGAGAGGCAGATCTGTTTCCAGAACTGGCCCTGGTGGAAAACACGCGTCGGCGTCGGGGAATAGCAAGGAGTTGTCTCGGAGCTTGTCCGTTGTGGATACAAGGAGACGTGTCCGCTCTGTCTCCCGCACTCCACTTTCAAGGAGCCATTTGGCCTCTTCTGAG AGTGAGGTGGAGCAAGAAGGTAATTTATGGATGAAATCTAGGAATAAAGGTAATTTAAGTGCTACATCGAGCAATGGTCAAAAGGGTAACTTTGCGAGGAGCAGGTCTAGTTTGACACGGTCAAGTCAACGGAAGCCTATTGATCCTTTGGATGCTTCTCCTACAAGTTTG tCTCGTTTAAGAACTGCAACATGGGATGATGTGGTCTCGACGAGTTCTTTTTCAGAAGCTGAACTGATGGAG GGGAATAATTTGGTGGGAGATGATACTGGTGCTAGTGACATATACAAAACTGTTAAATCAGAAGTGAGACGGGCAATTTCCGACATCCAAAATGAGCTGGAGAGC GCAATCAGAAGGAGTAATGTCACTGCAATTGCTAGTACTGATGTGACTGATACCCCTCCTGGCTTGGTGAACCAGGGTACAGTGTCGGACATACAACAAGAATATGCCACAAAGCTGGAGCAg TCCCAAGAACGTGCCAGACAACTTCGAGCTGACCTGGCTGTAGAGGAACACCGTGGTATGGAACTTAGTAGGATCCTGAAGGAAGTGCTTCCAGATCCAAAGACTCCTAGCACGAAGAAATCCTGTCAAGGAAGAAAA TCTAGTATTGAGAGAAGGAAGATCTCAAAATGTCTAACTGAAGATGCCCTTGCCTATTTTGATGAGTGTGTCTCGCTATCAACATTTGATGGCTCTGACTTCTCATCACTAGAAGATCCACCACTCAAATTAGTTGGAGTTGGCAGCCTAGATGGTGATAACATATCATTGGCGCATGCAAGTTCAAGCACTCCAGCCTCCAATTTCCTCAGGAATCATCTCCGTGATAAACAG GaatgtcaattcacatacagCCATGATCCTTTGGATTTAACAGCCAGTATTGGTAGCATGGAGCAGACTCGAGATCAACTCATTCTGAACAGTACCGATGGGGAATGGGGTCAGAAGTTCCAGTTTTCCTTTTCTCCCAATCCAGGTAAAATATGTGAGCCTCAACAAGACATTAGGAAGTATGTCAAAGGTTTTGAGAAAGACATAGGGAAAGTTAACATCGATTCACAGGTCATGAGAAATAGGTGTGATCCGGATGAGTATAATTTGCAGGCCAAACAACAGAGTTTGTTGTTTGATCATGTGTTTCTTAGAAACAGATTAGAATCTGGCAGTTTGCTACTATGCAATGGTGGATGCCTTGCAGCTTCATTTTTGCCTTTTGCTtctgtaatttaa
- the LOC108663559 gene encoding uncharacterized protein LOC108663559 isoform X2 codes for MAASSTFESSLRRGNPTRKTTPSSSDSSKRAATAPPRRSRSVSAFSRTSHSDFSEFSIKRDNPLFDNNNNNHDDDDNETVFKSVLKSDQITSKTKHKAVAADENSNRRGRSVSRTGPGGKHASASGNSKELSRSLSVVDTRRRVRSVSRTPLSRSHLASSESEVEQEGNLWMKSRNKGNLSATSSNGQKGNFARSRSSLTRSSQRKPIDPLDASPTSLSRLRTATWDDVVSTSSFSEAELMEGNNLVGDDTGASDIYKTVKSEVRRAISDIQNELESAIRRSNVTAIASTDVTDTPPGLVNQGTVSDIQQEYATKLEQSQERARQLRADLAVEEHRGMELSRILKEVLPDPKTPSTKKSCQGRKSSIERRKISKCLTEDALAYFDECVSLSTFDGSDFSSLEDPPLKLVGVGSLDGDNISLAHASSSTPASNFLRNHLRDKQDICSCMGTNTSTATHESDKLL; via the exons ATGGCGGCATCATCGACGTTCGAATCCTCTCTAAGAAGAGGGAACCCGACGAGAAAGACGACGCCATCGTCATCCGACTCTTCGAAAAGAGCAGCAACAGCTCCACCTCGGAGATCCAGAAGTGTAAGCGCCTTTTCGAGAACCTCACATTCCGACTTCTCCGAATTCTCCATAAAAAGAGACAACCCGCTCTTtgacaacaacaacaacaatcaCGACGACGACGACAACGAAACTGTGTTCAAATCCGTCCTTAAATCCGACCAAATTACTTCCAAAACCAAACACAAAGCAGTTGCCGCCGATGAGAATAGCAATAGGAGAGGCAGATCTGTTTCCAGAACTGGCCCTGGTGGAAAACACGCGTCGGCGTCGGGGAATAGCAAGGAGTTGTCTCGGAGCTTGTCCGTTGTGGATACAAGGAGACGTGTCCGCTCTGTCTCCCGCACTCCACTTTCAAGGAGCCATTTGGCCTCTTCTGAG AGTGAGGTGGAGCAAGAAGGTAATTTATGGATGAAATCTAGGAATAAAGGTAATTTAAGTGCTACATCGAGCAATGGTCAAAAGGGTAACTTTGCGAGGAGCAGGTCTAGTTTGACACGGTCAAGTCAACGGAAGCCTATTGATCCTTTGGATGCTTCTCCTACAAGTTTG tCTCGTTTAAGAACTGCAACATGGGATGATGTGGTCTCGACGAGTTCTTTTTCAGAAGCTGAACTGATGGAG GGGAATAATTTGGTGGGAGATGATACTGGTGCTAGTGACATATACAAAACTGTTAAATCAGAAGTGAGACGGGCAATTTCCGACATCCAAAATGAGCTGGAGAGC GCAATCAGAAGGAGTAATGTCACTGCAATTGCTAGTACTGATGTGACTGATACCCCTCCTGGCTTGGTGAACCAGGGTACAGTGTCGGACATACAACAAGAATATGCCACAAAGCTGGAGCAg TCCCAAGAACGTGCCAGACAACTTCGAGCTGACCTGGCTGTAGAGGAACACCGTGGTATGGAACTTAGTAGGATCCTGAAGGAAGTGCTTCCAGATCCAAAGACTCCTAGCACGAAGAAATCCTGTCAAGGAAGAAAA TCTAGTATTGAGAGAAGGAAGATCTCAAAATGTCTAACTGAAGATGCCCTTGCCTATTTTGATGAGTGTGTCTCGCTATCAACATTTGATGGCTCTGACTTCTCATCACTAGAAGATCCACCACTCAAATTAGTTGGAGTTGGCAGCCTAGATGGTGATAACATATCATTGGCGCATGCAAGTTCAAGCACTCCAGCCTCCAATTTCCTCAGGAATCATCTCCGTGATAAACAG GATATATGTTCCTGCATGGGGACCAACACATCAACTGCAACCCATGAGTCAGATAAATTGTTATAA
- the LOC18586972 gene encoding ethylene-responsive transcription factor WRI1, translating into MKRSPASSSSSSPSSPSSSSSSCLGPDTPHLPSSEKPKAKRARKDQNSERCLNANSPNSGRRSSIYRGVTRHRWTGRFEAHLWDKSSWNNIQNKKGRQVYLGAYDSEEAAARTYDLAALKYWGPETTLNFPIDRYEKEMEEMKKVTKEEYLASLRRRSSGFSRGVSKYRGVARHHHNGRWEARIGRVFGNKYLYLGTYNTQEEAAAAYDMAALEYRGTNAVTNFDISHYIERLKQKGILFVDQTQEQIPHSSGAERGGAETAQPQQQQQQQQQQQQEQLQQQGEEEEADPQHFQYMQMQQLPLCIDNASMVGMETADSNELAWSFCMDSGMTSLLVPDFPLGKTGGLPNLFDDTGFEDNIDLIFDVGPNENEGVGQVGVSMNMEVDMGKERLLPSSDSPFSSTTTVSCNYSV; encoded by the exons ATGAAGAGGTCTCcagcttcttcttcctcttcctctcCTTCCTCTCCTTCTTCCTCATCATCTTCTTGTTTGGGGCCTGACACTCCTCACCTCCCATCATCAGAGAAACCCAAGGCTAAAAGGGCTAGAAAAGATCAAAACTCTGAGAGATGCTTGAATGCAAACAGTCCAAACTCTGGCAGAAGAAGCTCCATCTATAGAGGAGTCACCAG GCATAGATGGACTGGGAGGTTTGAAGCTCACCTTTGGGACAAGAGTTCATGGAATAACATTCAGAACAAGAAAGGAAGACAAG TTTATTTGG GGGCTTATGACAGTGAGGAGGCTGCTGCTCGTACCTATGATCTTGCTGCACTCAAGTACTGGGGCCCAGAGACAACCTTGAATTTTCCG ATAGATAGATATGAGAAGGAGatggaagaaatgaagaagGTAACAAAGGAGGAATACTTGGCATCTCTAAGGCGGCGGAGCAGTGGGTTTTCAAGGGGAGTTTCAAAGTACCGTGGGGTGGCCAG GCATCACCACAATGGGAGGTGGGAAGCACGAATTGGTCGAGTCTTTGGGAACAAATATCTCTATTTGGGAACTTATA ACACTCAAGAGGAAGCAGCAGCAGCGTATGATATGGCAGCATTGGAGTACAGAGGGACCAATGCCGTGACCAACTTTGATATTAGCCATTACATAGAACGTTTGAAGCAGAAGGGCATTTTGTTTGTAGATCAAACGCAAGAACAAATTCCTCACTCTTCGGGAGCTGAACGAGGTGGAGCCGAAACAGCACAAccgcagcagcagcagcagcaacaacaacaacaacaacaagaaCAATTACAGCAacaaggagaagaagaagaagctgatCCCCAACACTTCCAATACATGCAAATGCAGCAGCTCCCTCTATGCATTGACAATGCCTCAATGGTTGGTATGGAGACAGCTGATAGCAATGAGCTAGCATGGAGTTTCTGCATGGATTCAGGGATGACCTCACTTTTGGTTCCGGACTTCCCTCTTGGAAAAACCGGTGGATTACCAAACCTGTTTGACGATACGGGGTTCGAAGATAACATCGACTTGATATTCGACGTAGGGCCTAATGAAAATGAGGGTGTCGGTCAAGTTGGTGTCTCCATGAACATGGAGGTAGACATGGGGAAGGAAAGGTTGTTGCCTTCATCTGATTCTCCATTTTCCTCAACAACCACAGTTTCTTGTAACTACTCTGTTTAA